The Elaeis guineensis isolate ETL-2024a chromosome 13, EG11, whole genome shotgun sequence genome includes a region encoding these proteins:
- the LOC105056536 gene encoding uncharacterized protein — protein sequence MDLNMTEVFLHGKESLMSGSVIQTAHISTCGKNDNLGDTALCLDCLGNGINNTNRTVHTQISCDLSSQDDGCKLVLGLGPTPNTYCADHHPSGIHKTRPSMSLLAQHSSGPDAAMLKLGLSGGNLETIVALPQNNHKTHSPPAKRSLPVPIVDEGSTSAKRRSGGYMPFLLFAPRLDSLDRMRIAPETRDLLDQGSGGSTRKHHIPHHQLQLSPEPSVTTDGSLGAISEAMIAAAATTDMRTHHQHPKKCRFTGCSKGARGASGLCIAHGGGQRCQKPGCNKGAESRTAYCKAHGGGRRCQQLGCTKSAEGKTDFCIGHGGGRRCVHPGCTKAARGKSGLCIRHGGGKRCTVEGCTRSAEGQAGLCISHGGGRRCQYPGCGKGAQGSTKFCKAHGGGRRCIFEGCTKGAEGSTPLCKGHGGGKRCLFEGGGVCPKSVHGGTNFCVAHGGGKRCTVPGCTKSARGRTDCCVRHGGGKRCKFDGCGKSAQGSTDFCKAHGGGKRCLWSQGCEKFARGRSGLCAAHGSLMLSPQECNAGKSGSMIGPGLFQGIVSTFTAAKSSINEHSSSGMSTISDSVESEESMGRKQLIPPQVLVPLSMKSPSPSSVLMDAGREEGGSHQDFGLVVPEGRVHGGGLMTLLGGDLKNAFDGGAI from the coding sequence ATGGATCTTAACATGACAGAGGTCTTCTTGCATGGAAAGGAATCTTTGATGAGTGGTTCAGTCATACAAACAGCTCACATCTCCACTTGTGGCAAGAATGACAACTTGGGTGATACCGCATTATGCCTTGACTGCCTCGGCAATGGAATTAACAACACCAATAGAACAGTCCATACTCAGATCAGTTGCGATCTTTCTTCTCAGGATGATGGATGTAAGCTGGTCCTTGGACTAGGTCCAACTCCAAATACCTACTGTGCTGATCATCATCCATCTGGGATTCATAAAACCAGACCATCTATGAGCTTGCTTGCCCAGCATTCTTCAGGACCTGATGCGGCAATGTTAAAGCTGGGCCTTTCAGGAGGGAATTTGGAAACGATCGTAGCCCTGCCCCAGAACAATCACAAGACCCACTCACCTCCTGCCAAAAGAAGCCTACCCGTTCCAATTGTTGATGAGGGATCAACTTCAGCCAAGAGGAGATCAGGTGGATATATGCCTTTTCTGCTCTTTGCTCCAAGGCTGGACAGTCTTGATAGAATGAGAATTGCACCAGAAACTAGAGATCTATTAGACCAAGGAAGTGGTGGGAGTACCCGTAAACATCACATTCCTCATCACCAGCTTCAGTTGAGCCCTGAGCCTTCTGTCACAACTGATGGTTCACTGGGTGCAATCTCTGAGGCCATGATTGCTGCCGCTGCCACCACCGATATGAGGACTCATCACCAGCATCCTAAGAAGTGCAGATTCACGGGATGTTCCAAAGGTGCAAGGGGGGCATCTGGACTCTGCATAGCTCATGGAGGTGGACAAAGGTGCCAGAAGCCAGGCTGCAACAAAGGAGCTGAGAGTCGAACAGCATACTGCAAGGCCCATGGTGGAGGGAGGCGGTGCCAGCAGCTTGGTTGTACCAAGAGTGCAGAGGGAAAGACAGACTTCTGCATTGGTCATGGTGGGGGCCGTCGGTGTGTTCATCCAGGGTGCACCAAAGCAGCACGAGGCAAGTCTGGGCTGTGTATCAGGCATGGTGGAGGAAAGAGGTGCACAGTAGAGGGGTGCACCCGTAGCGCTGAGGGTCAGGCAGGCTTGTGCATCTCCCATGGAGGTGGTCGCCGGTGCCAGTATCCAGGCTGCGGCAAGGGCGCGCAGGGAAGCACCAAGTTCTGCAAGGCCCATGGTGGGGGTAGGAGGTGCATCTTTGAAGGGTGCACCAAGGGGGCTGAGGGTAGCACTCCATTATGCAAGGGGCATGGTGGGGGCAAGCGGTGCCTCTTTGAGGGTGGTGGTGTCTGCCCAAAGAGTGTCCATGGCGGCACTAATTTCTGCGTGGCCCATGGTGGGGGGAAGCGATGCACTGTGCCAGGATGCACCAAGAGTGCCCGTGGGCGCACTGATTGCTGTGTCAGGCATGGTGGAGGGAAGCGCTGCAAGTTTGACGGATGTGGGAAGAGTGCCCAGGGGAGCACTGATTTCTGTAAGGCCCATGGTGGGGGGAAGCGGTGCTTGTGGAGCCAGGGGTGTGAGAAGTTTGCCAGGGGGAGGAGTGGTCTTTGTGCGGCCCATGGGAGCTTGATGCTCTCACCGCAAGAGTGCAATGCAGGGAAGAGTGGGAGCATGATCGGGCCCGGTCTCTTCCAAGGTATTGTCTCCACATTTACAGCTGCGAAAAGCAGCATCAACGAGCACTCATCCTCAGGCATGAGCACCATATCAGACTCTGTTGAGTCAGAAGAAAGCATGGGGAGGAAGCAGCTCATACCACCTCAGGTGTTGGTCCCGCTCTCTATGAAATCCCCCTCACCATCATCTGTGCTGATGGATGCAGGCAGAGAGGAAGGAGGAAGCCACCAGGACTTTGGACTTGTGGTCCCTGAGGGAAGGGTGCATGGCGGTGGTTTGATGACTTTGCTGGGAGGAGATCTCAAGAATGCTTTCGATGGGGGGGCAATCTGA
- the LOC105056537 gene encoding very-long-chain aldehyde decarbonylase GL1-9: MVFWEGYISDELMGTFAPIVVYWIYAGMYQLLPPLDQYRLHTREEEEQKNLVPMSLVVKGVLLQQLVQATVARVLFLVTAKPVPTGTLVQPSIPVQLVQILVAMFVMDTWQYFVHRYMHQNKFLYRHIHSQHHKLVVPYAIGALYNHPLEGLLLDTFGGAISFLISGMTARTAVIFFCFAVIKTVDDHCGLWLPGNIFHIFFQNNTAYHDIHHQLQGLKYNYSQPFFSIWDKLLGTHMPYNLVMCRDGGFEARPLKD; encoded by the exons ATGGTTTTCTGGGAAGGTTATATCAGTGATGAGTTGATGGGCACATTTGCGCCGATTGTAGTTTATTGGATCTACGCGGGAATGTATCAGCTCTTGCCGCCTTTGGACCAGTATCGACTGCACACGAGGGAAGAAGAGGAGCAGAAGAATTTGGTGCCAATGTCGTTGGTGGTCAAGGGTGTTCTGCTTCAACAGCTGGTTCAGGCCACCGTTGCGCGAGTACTGTTCTTG GTTACTGCCAAACCAGTACCAACAGGTACCTTAGTTCAACCATCGATTCCAGTCCAACTCGTCCAGATCTTAGTGGCAATGTTCGTAATGGACACATGGCAGTATTTTGTGCACCGCTACATGCACCAGAACAAGTTCTTGTACCGCCATATCCATTCCCAGCATCACAAGTTGGTTGTTCCTTATGCAATCGGAGCCCTTTACAACCACCCACTGGAGGGCCTTCTTCTGGACACTTTCGGTGGTGCAATTTCATTCTTGATATCAGGAATGACTGCAAGAACAGCTGTGATCTTCTTCTGTTTTGCTGTGATCAAGACTGTCGATGATCACTGTGGGCTCTGGCTGCCTGGCAACATCTTTCATATATTCTTCCAGAACAACACTGCCTACCATGATATCCATCATCAACTCCAAGGCCTCAAGTACAACTACTCACAGCCTTTCTTTTCAATATGGGACAAGCTATTGGGTACCCACATGCCTTACAACTTAGTTATGTGCCGAGATGGGGGATTCGAGGCCAGACCACTAAAAGACTAG
- the LOC105056538 gene encoding DNA-directed RNA polymerases IV and V subunit 2 has product MEVEQSPDGPEPMNVDSPNNGTEDLDMNVGSLEKFCKEAARSFFAEWGLISHQINSYNEFIEHGIQDLFDSLGEVNVEPGYDPSKKRGAEWRHATVSFGKVRLEKPSFWSGRDDLPEENLKLLPRHARLQNMTYSSQMKVEVRVLVYTQEKSDKAKTGKDAYIVKNVVSDKKKEIAIGRIPVMIRSKLCWLHTLDKSDCLFDSGGYFLIKGMEKTFIAQEQRHLARVWVTDKPSWAVSYLSEIKRKRIYIKLVEAPKAEGFSGGKVVNFFFLYATIPVWIMFFALGASSDKEVFEMIDLGESSADLINIILATVKNADEHYKKFREDADEHDKNFRRIDKAQDYVNGQVKVSKFPPSESFDEYVDKFLFPNIYGHRQKALFLGYMVKCLLLACFGKRKCDNKDDFRNKRLDLAGELLARELRAHIRHAERRMVKAMQRDLYGDRDLQLIERYLDASIITNGLNRAFSTGAWCHPYKRTERCSGIVATLRRTNPLQMMSDLRKTRQQVAYAGKAGDARYPNPSYWGKLCFLSTPDGENCGLVKNLAVTALVSLKVTEPILDKLISCGMEKLDEISLTSVSSMDKVFLNGDWVGVCADSSSFVARLRCMRRATLIHSQVEIKRDKHQREVRIFSDAGRILRPLLIVENLEKISKLKGGVCSFQHLMDQGIIELIGVEEEEDCPTAWGIRHLFMGDEGQPAPKYTHCELDVSFLLGLSCGIIPFANHNFARRVLYQAEKHSQQAIGFSTTNPNIRVDTLSHQLYYPQKPLFRTVIADCLGRAVHSLGRKDSMPRPEYFNGQNAIVAVNVHQGYNQEDSLVMNRASLERGMFRTEHFRSYKAEVENKELTKRFKLRDKVDFGKMQSKKGKVDSLDDDGFPYIGASLQSGDIVIGKVAESGEDHGIKLKHTEKGMVQKVVLSANDEGKNFAVVTLRQVRSPCLGDKFSSMHGQKGVVGFLESQENFPFTCQGIVPDIVINPHAFPTRQTPGQLLEAALGKGIACGGSVRYATPFTTASVDVITEQLHRAGFSRWGSEKVLNGRTGEVMRSMIFMGPTFYQRLIHMAEDKVKFRNTGPVHPLTRQPVADRKRFGGVKFGEMERDCLLAHGAASNLHERLFMLSDFSQMHICQTCRRAANVILRPVVGGNKIRGPYCNFCQSSENIVKINVPYGAKLLYQELFSMGICLKFDTEVC; this is encoded by the exons ATGGAAGTGGAACAATCCCCCGATGGACCTGAGCCTATGAATGTTGATTCTCCTAATAATGGCACTGAGGACCTTGATATGAATGTTGGAAGTCTGGAAAAGTTTTGCAAAGAAGCTGCCCGGTCCTTTTTTGCTGAATGGGGGCTCATTAGTCACCAGATAAATTCGTATAATGAATTTATAGAGCATGGGATTCAAGATCTGTTTGACTCCCTTGGTGAAGTGAATGTAGAGCCTGGGTATGATCCCTCTAAGAAACGGGGTGCTGAATGGCGTCATGCAACTGTTTCATTTGGGAAGGTTAGGCTAGAGAAGCCTTCATTTTGGTCTGGGAGGGATGACCTACCAGAGGAAAATCTCAAATTATTGCCTAGACATGCTCGCCTCCAGAATATGACGTACTCCTCTCAGATGAAAGTGGAAGTGAGAGTGCTG GTTTATACACAAGAAAAAAGTGACAAGGCAAAGACCGGCAAAGATGCATATATTGTTAAGAACGTGGTGAGCGACAAAAAGAAGGAGATTGCAATCGGAAGAATTCCTGTTATGATTAGATCAAAGCTTTGCTGGCTCCACACACTTGACAAAAGTGATTGCCTTTTTGATTCTGGTGGCTACTTTTTGATCAAAGGAATGGAGAAG ACCTTTATTGCACAGGAACAGAGGCATTTAGCAAGAGTCTGGGTCACTGACAAACCAAGCTGGGCGGTATCATATTTATCTGAAATAAAGAGGAAGAGAATCTACATAAAACTCGTTGAAGCTCCAAAAGCTGAAGGTTTCAGTGGTGGAAAGGTTGTCAACTTTTTTTTCTTGTATGCTACAATTCCAGTTTGGATTATGTTTTTTGCCCTTGGTGCATCATCTGATAAAGAAGTGTTTGAGATGATTGATCTTGGAGAATCTAGTGCCgatttgataaatataattttggcAACTGTTAAAAATGCTGACGAGCATTATAAGAAGTTCCGTGAGGATGCTGATGAGCATGATAAGAACTTCCGCAGGATTGATAAGGCTCAGGATTATGTAAATGGTCAGGTCAAAGTTTCAAAATTTCCTCCCAGTGAATCATTTGATGAATATGTTGATAAGTTCCTATTTCCCAATATCTACGGGCACAGGCAGAAGGCACTGTTTTTAGGATACATGGTGAAATGCCTTCTATTGGCATGCTTTGGGAAAAGAAAATGTGACAATAAGGATGATTTCAGAAACAAGAGATTGGACTTGGCTGGTGAACTGCTTGCAAGAGAGTTGCGTGCTCATATTAGGCATGCTGAGAGGCGGATGGTGAAGGCAATGCAGAGGGATTTATATGGGGACCGTGACCTGCAGTTGATTGAACGGTATTTAGATGCTTCGATTATCACGAATGGACTGAATAGAGCTTTTTCAACTGGTGCATGGTGCCATCCATACAAAAGGACGGAAAGGTGCTCGGGCATCGTTGCAACTCTTAGAAGAACAAATCCCCTCCAAATGATGTCTGACTTGAGAAAGACACGTCAACAGGTTGCATATGCAGGGAAGGCTGGAGATGCTAGATATCC AAACCCGTCGTATTGGGGCAAGTTGTGTTTTCTGTCCACCCCAGACGGAGAAAATTGTGGACTTGTGAAAAATTTAGCTGTCACTGCACTTGTCAGCTTGAAAGTGACAGAACCAATATTGGATAAATTGATCTCCTGTGGTATGGAGAAATTGGATGAAATTTCATTAACATCAGTAAGCAGTATGGATAaagtttttctgaatggagacTGGGTTGGAGTTTGTGCTGATTCAAGTTCATTTGTTGCAAGATTAAGATGCATGCGTCGTGCTACACTAATCCATTCACAG GTGGAGATCAAGAGGGACAAGCACCAAAGAGAAGTCCGAATATTTTCTGATGCAGGAAGAATTCTGAGGCCACTTTTAATAGTTGAGAATTTAGAGAAAATAAGCAAGCTTAAAGGAGGTGTTTGCTCTTTCCAACATCTTATGGATCAGGGAATCATAGAACTTATAGGtgttgaagaagaagaggattgcCCCACAGCATGGGGAATCAGGCACCTTTTTATGGGAGATGAAGGTCAACCTGCTCCAAAATACACCCACTGTGAACTTGATGTTTCATTCTTATTGGGCTTAAGTTGTGGCATCATCCCTTTTGCCAACCACAATTTTGCTAGGAGGGTTCTGTACCAGGCCGAGAAGCATTCTCAACAGGCTATCGGTTTCTCCACGACCAATCCAAACATCAGAGTGGACACTCTTTCCCACCAACTGTACTATCCACAGAAACCACTTTTCAGAACAGTGATAGCTGATTGCCTTGGTAGGGCTGTCCATTCATTGGGACGAAAAGACAGCATGCCCAGACCAGAGTACTTCAATGGTCAAAATGCTATTGTGGCAGTCAATGTTCACCAAGGATACAACCAGGAGGATTCCTTGGTCATGAATAGGGCTTCCTTAGAGCGTGGAATGTTCCGTACAGAACATTTCAGGAGTTACAAAGCTGAGGTTGAGAATAAGGAACTTACCAAACGTTTTAAGCTGAGGGATAAGGTTGACTTTGGCAAAATGCAAAGCAAAAAAGGAAAAGTAGACAGTCTAGATGATGATGGTTTCCCATATATTGGTGCTAGTCTTCAAAGTGGTGATATTGTTATTGGGAAGGTTGCAGAATCTGGAGAAGATCATGGCATCAAGCTGAAACACACAGAAAAAGGGATGGTACAAAAAGTAGTGCTTTCAGCAAATGATGAAGGCAAAAATTTTGCAGTTGTTACTCTGAGACAG GTTCGATCTCCCTGTCTTGGAGATAAATTTTCCAGTATGCATGGGCAGAAGGGTGTGGTTGGTTTCTTGGAGTCTCAGGAAAATTTTCCATTCACCTGTCAAGGAATAGTTCCTGATATTGTGATAAATCCACATGCTTTTCCTACAAGGCAAACTCCTGGTCAGCTGCTTGAGGCTGCTTTGGGTAAGGGAATTGCCTGTGGAGGTTCAGTGAGATATGCTACACCATTTACCACTGCATCAGTTGATGTTATAACGGAGCAGCTGCACAG GGCTGGTTTCTCCAGATGGGGTAGTGAGAAGGTTCTGAATGGCCGGACTGGTGAAGTCATGCGCTCTATGATCTTCATGGGCCCCACATTTTATCAGAGATTAATCCATATGGCTGAAGACAAGGTCAAGTTCAGGAACACTGGGCCAGTACACCCGCTCACAAGGCAGCCGGTAGCCGACAGAAAGAGGTTTGGTGGGGTGAAGTTTGGAGAGATGGAGCGGGACTGCCTGCTTGCTCATGGGGCAGCTTCCAACCTACATGAGCGGCTATTCATGCTCAGCGACTTCTCTCAGATGCACATCTGTCAGACATGCAGGCGGGCTGCGAATGTTATCCTGCGGCCTGTGGTTGGGGGTAACAAGATTCGTGGACCATACTGTAATTTCTGTCAGTCCTCTGAAAACATAGTCAAGATCAATGTGCCTTACGGTGCAAAGCTGCTCTATCAGGAGCTCTTCAGCATGGGTATTTGCTTGAAGTTTGATACAGAGGTCTGTTAA